Genomic window (Leptotrichia sp. oral taxon 212):
AAATAACATTAGGACCTAAAGGGAGAAATGTTGTACTGGATAAAGGATATGGAATACCAACTATCACAAATGATGGAGTTACAATAGCAAAGGAAATAGAGCTGAAAGATCCTATTGAAAATCTTGGTGCACAGATAGTAAAGGAAGTTGCAACAAAGTCAAATGATGTGGCAGGAGATGGGACAACAACTGCAACAGTTCTGGCTCAGGCATTAATAAAAGAAGGGCTTAAAATGGTTGCTTCAGGTGCAAATCCTGTATTCATAAGAAAAGGAATGGAAAAAGCTTCTAAAAAAGTAATTGAAGAATTAGTTAAAAGAGCTAAAAAAATAGAATCTAACTCAGAAATAGCACAAGTTGGAGCAATTTCAGCAAGCGACAAAGAAATAGGTGAGTTAATAGCACAGGCTATGGCAAAAGTAGGAGAATCAGGTGTAATAACAGTAGAAGAGGCAAAATCACTTGATACAACACTGGAAGTAGTGGAAGGAATGCAGTTTGACAATGGATATCTCTCACCTTACATGGTTTCAGATTCAGAAAGAATGGTTGTAGAACTTGATAATCCATTTGTTCTTATTACAGACAAGAAAATATCAAGCATGAAGGAATTGCTGCCTATACTTGAAAAAACAGTGGAAATGGGAAGACCTATGCTTATAATAGCTGAAGATGTAGAAGGAGAAGCGCTTGCAACACTGGTAGTAAATAAATTAAGAGGAACATTGAACATAGCTGCAGTTAAGGCACCTGCATTTGGAGATAGAAGAAAGGCAATGCTTGAAGATATAGCAATACTGACAGGTGGAGAAGTAATTTCAGAGGAAAAAGGAATTAAGCTGGAAACAGCAGATATCAATTTCCTGGGACAAGCTAAAAAAGTAAGAATTACAAAAGATAACACAGTAATCGTAGATGGATTAGGAGCTAAGGAAAATATAGCTGCAAGAGTAGGACAGATTAAAAATGCAATTGAGGAAACAACTTCTGACTATGACAGGGAAAAGTTGCAGGAAAGACTGGCTAAGCTTTCAGGAGGAGTTGCAGTTATAAAAGTTGGTGCTGCTACAGAAACTGAAATGAAAGAAAAGAAATTAAGAATAGAAGATGCTTTAAATGCGACTAAGGCCGCAGTTGAAGAAGGAATAGTTCCTGGTGGAGGAACAATACTTGTTCAAATAGCTAAAGCTATAGAAGATTTCAAACTGGAAGGAGAAGAAGGCCTTGGTGTGGATATTGTTAAAAAGGCACTTTACGCTCCAATGAGACAGATAGCATTGAATGCAGGACTTGATGCAGGAGTTGTAATTGAAAAAGTTAAAAGCTCTGAAGAAGGAATTGGATTTGATGCTGCCAAGGAAGAATACGTTGATATGGTTAAAGCAGGAATAATAGATCCTACAAAAGTAACAAGATCAGCTATTCAGAACGCGATATCAGTATCATCTGTACTGCTGACTACAGAAGTGGCAGTTGCAAATGAAAAAGAAGAATCTCCGATGGGAGGAATGCCTGGTGGAATGGGAATGCCGGGAATGATGTAATTAAGTAATTATAAATATAAATAATTGCTAATATAATTGATGGAATTAAAAACTTGATCAACAGTAATTTTTTCCATGATTTATCAACTTTATAAAATCAGCCTTTTATTCTATAAACTTGTAAAATTCATTTTAAATCTAACAACCGTCAAGAATTTTCAAGATATAGAATTTTGGGCTGATTTTTATATGTTGTAAATAAAAAGAGCTTATAAATAAGCCCCTTTTCACTATATCAAAATTATGTAAATAAATTATTTGCTGATAAATTCAAGGAAATCTTTAACCTGTCTATTTATTATTTCCTTATGTTCATCAGTAAGAGTAAGCACTCCTGTCTGCCAGGCTTCCATAGGTAATATTATACCTGCTCCGTTTCCTGGCATAGGATTCATACGTATGTAACTAAACAGTGTTGACAAGTTTTCCCTGACAAATTTTCCTTCAGTAGTACCTGCGGCTGCACTTACTGTAACAGGTTTTCCAGCAATAACTGTAGGAGTTTCCCTGTCAAAAGGCTTTTCAGGACGGGAAAGCCAGTCAAGAACATTTTTCAATAGGGCAGGGTATGAACCGTTGTATTCAGGTGAAACTACCCACAATGCATCAGCTTTTCTTACTTGATTACGTATATCAATTACTTGTTCCGGAGTAGGATATTCAGTATCCTGTTCCAATAGTGGCAAATTTTTGTAATCTAGAAATTCTACATTTGCCTCATTTTTTAATGTTTCTGCAATGTAATCTGCAAGACTCTGATTAAAGGAATTTTTTCTGAATGAACCTACAATCAGTAATATATTTTTTTTATCCATTTCTATTTCCTCCATTTTATTCTATATTTTTAAATTTTTTAAGAATTTCAATCAGGGTTTTCTTTTCCTCGGAAGTTAAAGTACTGTATACACTTTCTATCTCATCTCTATGTTGAGGAAAAAGATTTTCAAACAGTTTTTTTCCTTCTTCAGTCAGGCCAACCAGAAATGCACGCTTATCTTCTGGAGATACTGTTTTATAAAGCCATCCTTTATTCTCCATATTTTTAATAACGACAGTAATATTCCCTGAAGTAGAAAGAACTTTTTCAATTAGTTCGCATATCCGCATTTCCCCTTTAGTATAGAGAACATCAAGTACACTAAACTGTGAAGTAGTTATCCCTTTTTCCTTAAAGCCTTTTCCAATTTTACTGTTTATTATTTTGACAGCTCTTTGTAACACTATCTGCAAATGAACAGATGAATTTCTTTCCCAATTTGTATTCATAAAAAATTCCTCCTAAAGAACCACTAACTAGTGATAAAATTATAATATCACTAATTAGTAATATTGTCAAGAAAAAATAATAGAATATATAAAAAAAACTATATTTATGAATTATTTACAATTTCACAATATAAAACAGAAATGAATTTAGGAAAAGTCATCAGACTGATTTTTCAGTCAAATTTTAACTTTTCCTTAA
Coding sequences:
- the groL gene encoding chaperonin GroEL (60 kDa chaperone family; promotes refolding of misfolded polypeptides especially under stressful conditions; forms two stacked rings of heptamers to form a barrel-shaped 14mer; ends can be capped by GroES; misfolded proteins enter the barrel where they are refolded when GroES binds); the protein is MAKVIKFNEDARKALEVGVDTLADAVKITLGPKGRNVVLDKGYGIPTITNDGVTIAKEIELKDPIENLGAQIVKEVATKSNDVAGDGTTTATVLAQALIKEGLKMVASGANPVFIRKGMEKASKKVIEELVKRAKKIESNSEIAQVGAISASDKEIGELIAQAMAKVGESGVITVEEAKSLDTTLEVVEGMQFDNGYLSPYMVSDSERMVVELDNPFVLITDKKISSMKELLPILEKTVEMGRPMLIIAEDVEGEALATLVVNKLRGTLNIAAVKAPAFGDRRKAMLEDIAILTGGEVISEEKGIKLETADINFLGQAKKVRITKDNTVIVDGLGAKENIAARVGQIKNAIEETTSDYDREKLQERLAKLSGGVAVIKVGAATETEMKEKKLRIEDALNATKAAVEEGIVPGGGTILVQIAKAIEDFKLEGEEGLGVDIVKKALYAPMRQIALNAGLDAGVVIEKVKSSEEGIGFDAAKEEYVDMVKAGIIDPTKVTRSAIQNAISVSSVLLTTEVAVANEKEESPMGGMPGGMGMPGMM
- a CDS encoding NADPH-dependent FMN reductase, with the protein product MDKKNILLIVGSFRKNSFNQSLADYIAETLKNEANVEFLDYKNLPLLEQDTEYPTPEQVIDIRNQVRKADALWVVSPEYNGSYPALLKNVLDWLSRPEKPFDRETPTVIAGKPVTVSAAAGTTEGKFVRENLSTLFSYIRMNPMPGNGAGIILPMEAWQTGVLTLTDEHKEIINRQVKDFLEFISK
- a CDS encoding MarR family winged helix-turn-helix transcriptional regulator — its product is MNTNWERNSSVHLQIVLQRAVKIINSKIGKGFKEKGITTSQFSVLDVLYTKGEMRICELIEKVLSTSGNITVVIKNMENKGWLYKTVSPEDKRAFLVGLTEEGKKLFENLFPQHRDEIESVYSTLTSEEKKTLIEILKKFKNIE